The region cgGCAGGTACACGGCAGATCGAGAGAGCAGAGGTACACTAAGATGGCAGACTGGCAATACATAGAAAGGTGTGCTCAGGCGGCGAAGCCAATTCCGGTTTATGGCAACGGGGATATATTATCATTTCATGATTACAAAAGTGCAAAGGAAAAATACCCCTCTTTACAGGGTGTTACTGTCGGGCGTGGTGCTCTGATTAAACCGTGGATATTCAGAGAGTTCAAGGAACAAAAACTGCTGGACGTGCCAAGCACCGAGAGATTTGAAATTGTTAAGAAATATGCCAAGTATGGACTTGAACATTGGGGCTCTGACACTAGGGGCGTGGAAACAACCAGACGATTTCTACTTGAGTGGATGTCGTTTCTGCacaggtaaaaattttacagatttGCCGATTTTtgagggaaaaattttgatatttagGTACGATTGAATCTAACGGAAACTTCATTCTTATCGATTCGTTACATATAATGTTCATTCACTAGATACATACCTGTGGGAATATTAGAGCGACCACCGCAGAAGATAAACGAAAGACCGCCATTTTACAGGGGTCGAGATGATATGGAAACGCTTATGGCCAGCTCGAATTGTGCGGACTGGATAAAAATATCGTAAGTTGTTAAGACatgttttaaattatttgtaaatttgtcTGAAGATCTCGTTTGACGTTTCGTGCTGCGTTTATTTTTCAGAGAAATGCTTCTCGGCAAAGTACCCGAAGGTTTTCACTTCCTGCCAAAACATAAAGCAAACTCCTGgtaagatgtaaaaaaaaaaggactaAGGAATGATGAGTCACAGGTAGCATTTTGTAAATAACTTCAAACGCTATAAACTGTGTATATCGTacagaaatataatattttaagcGACAATATACAATTTGATtagttgatttttatttatcaattcaatatGCTGATATACATTACATTGGCTTTCAGTGATTCGacaaagtgatttttttttatcaagctATCCTTGTTGCAGTAGCTACATCGATCGCAGTCATCTACATCGACATTGTAAGCTTGCAATTTCAGGTGTCGCGCAAGGTTGGCAAAGAAATAATTAGACACGGATATATCGCTTCCGTCTTTTATCTGTAAATCCGTAATTGTGTCATCAAGCCACTTTCATCTTCATTGCCATTATAATCGTTAATAGTGTTCGGTTATATCGCCCAGGGTTGAAACTGGCCACATGCATTCGCATCCGCTTGCCACCTGCATCGTGTGAGACTCCCAGCAGTCGCTTTCCCAACGTCGTCTTACCGTGAACAGGGTCTTGCTTCTTTGAATACAGTGGAAGCTCGGATGTGCGCACATCTGAGCAAGCAAGGAAAAAAAGAGGCGGATTTACAAAAATCGCCAAAGTTACATCCTTTGACCCGTCTAGTACCCAGAGAAGGGAATTGGCGTTAAATTGCAAGGATTTTACCTGCTGTGAAGGTCTGGCTAGAGCCTGGACTCGTTCGATTAAGGAATAGGCTTTACAGAAGACCTCGTGATAGTGTGGCGGTTGGTATTCGTACTGCGAATCGCTGAGTTGGACTTTCTTAGTTTTGGTCTGGCAGAGGCTCCGATATTcctgaaaaattaatgaaaaacatgtttttttctcCCACTTTTCTCAGGATCGATAATATTTTACCGGAAGTAAGTTTCTGTCGTCCCTCTGGAAGTCCGAGAATTCCCGATCACTCGTCAAGCCATCTTTTAGGTCGTAATCGTCCTCGGGAAGATATGCAGATAGATCTTGCAATACCGTTGCCGAGGGGGTGAAGGAAGACTGGAATTTCACGGCTCGCCATGGTTGTTCGATCGTATCGATCTTACC is a window of Neodiprion pinetum isolate iyNeoPine1 chromosome 4, iyNeoPine1.2, whole genome shotgun sequence DNA encoding:
- the LOC124216924 gene encoding uncharacterized protein isoform X1; this encodes MQTKYRKMYLLVRQTITKVLFLSCISGTLGQQLNYTQIFEKRLLSQLYPNSGKIDTIEQPWRAVKFQSSFTPSATVLQDLSAYLPEDDYDLKDGLTSDREFSDFQRDDRNLLPEYRSLCQTKTKKVQLSDSQYEYQPPHYHEVFCKAYSLIERVQALARPSQQMCAHPSFHCIQRSKTLFTVRRRWESDCWESHTMQVASGCECMWPVSTLGDITEHY
- the LOC124216924 gene encoding uncharacterized protein isoform X2; this translates as MCNIRRLTYEITKVLFLSCISGTLGQQLNYTQIFEKRLLSQLYPNSGKIDTIEQPWRAVKFQSSFTPSATVLQDLSAYLPEDDYDLKDGLTSDREFSDFQRDDRNLLPEYRSLCQTKTKKVQLSDSQYEYQPPHYHEVFCKAYSLIERVQALARPSQQMCAHPSFHCIQRSKTLFTVRRRWESDCWESHTMQVASGCECMWPVSTLGDITEHY